Proteins encoded within one genomic window of Solenopsis invicta isolate M01_SB chromosome 10, UNIL_Sinv_3.0, whole genome shotgun sequence:
- the LOC105197774 gene encoding small VCP/p97-interacting protein produces the protein MGNCCASCYKGQSSYEDLTPDRETIRRKQAEAAEKRIAEQQQRGIKDVESVKRQQRRALELEKREQEAAASGTQPTLRWQVQ, from the exons ATGGGCAACTGTTGTGCGTCCTGCTACAAGGGACAGTCGTCGTACGAAGATCTCACTCCCGATCGG GAAACTATACGCAGGAAACAGGCGGAAGCGGCTGAGAAGAGGATAGCGGAACAGCAGCAACGAGGTATAAAGGACGTAGAGTCCGTCAAGAGGCAGCAGCGACGCGCGTTGGAGCTCGAGAAGCGGGAACAGGAGGCTGCTGCCAGTGGCACGCAGCCTACGCTCCGG TGGCAGGTGCAATAA